Proteins from a genomic interval of Dama dama isolate Ldn47 chromosome 1, ASM3311817v1, whole genome shotgun sequence:
- the LOC133069311 gene encoding olfactory receptor 5G3-like: MENKNQTAVTEFLLLGLTDHLYQQIALFVILLFVYLVTLGSNLGMITLIGIDPRLHTPMYFFLSHLSFVDLCSSSSVAPKMLCDIFVERKGISFMGCAAQMWFLGFFVASECFLLASMAYDRYAAICKPLLYTLIMSQRVCVQLGIGPYAVALVSSMTHTTLTFRLPFYGPNVINHFFCDISPLLSLACTNTSVIKCILFTLAGAIGVLSGLIIMISYVCILVAILRIQTANGRRKAFSTCSSHLVVVSILYGTLFFIYVRPSSSSSLDICKVISLFYMVLTPMLNPLIYSLRNKEVKNSFSRRFERKTIFKGG; this comes from the coding sequence ATGGAAAATAAGAATCAGACAGCAGTGACTGAATTTCTTCTCTTGGGCCTCACAGATCATCTCTATCAGCAGATTGCCCTATTTGTCATTCTTCTTTTTGTCTATCTTGTCACACTAGGGAGTAACTTGGGGATGATCACTCTCATAGGGATTGATCCCAGACTCCACACTCCTATGTACTTTTTTCTTAGCCACTTGTCCTTTGTAGACTTGTGTTCCTCTTCTTCTGTTGCCCCCAAGATGCTGTGTGATATCTTTGTGGAGAGAAAGGGCATCTCTTTCATGGGTTGTGCTGCACAGATGTGGTTCCTTGGTTTTTTTGTGGCAAGTGAATGTTTCCTGCTGGCTTCCATGGCCTATGATCGGTATGcggccatctgcaagcccttgTTGTACACACTCATTATGTCCCAGAGGGTCTGTGTGCAGCTGGGTATAGGCCCTTATGCTGTGGCTCTTGTAAGTTCTATGACCCACACCACACTGACATTTCGCTTACCCTTCTATGGTCCAAATGTTATCAATCACTTTTTCTGTGACATTTCACCACTGCTTTCCCTAGCATGCACAAACACCTCAGTGATTAAATGTATACTTTTCACCTTGGCTGGAGCGATAGGCGTACTCAGTGGCCTGATCATCATGATCTCCTATGTTTGCATCCTGGTGGCCATCCTGAGGATCCAGACTGCCAATGGGAGGAGGAAAGCTTTCTCTACTTGTTCTTCTCACCTGGTAGTTGTCTCCATCCTGTATGGAACGCTTTTCTTCATTTATGTTCGACCTAGCTCAAGTTCCTCCCTAGATATCTGTAAAGTGATTTCCCTCTTTTACATGGTGTTAACTCCCATGTTGAACCCTCTTATCTACAGCTTGAGGAACAAAGAAGTGAAGAATTCATTCAGCAGGCGGTTTGaaaggaaaactatttttaaaggtgGATAA
- the LOC133056224 gene encoding LOW QUALITY PROTEIN: olfactory receptor 5G9-like (The sequence of the model RefSeq protein was modified relative to this genomic sequence to represent the inferred CDS: inserted 1 base in 1 codon; substituted 1 base at 1 genomic stop codon) translates to MAGENYTRITEFIFTGLEYHPHVHGFLFLLFLLFYLVTMTGNLGMIILVRMDSRLHTPMYFFLSHLSFVDVCFSSVVGPKMLRDFFAERKAISFLGCALQRWSSGXLVATECLLRAPTAYDRYVAIXTPLRCSVVPSHRPCIQLVVGPCAAGFLNTMTHTTAAFRLPFCGSDIINHFFCDMSPLLSLVCADTRINKLLVFIVAGAVLVVSSLTILVSYFHIPISILSIRSARGRHRAFSTCSSHLTAVSISYGTLFFIYVRPGAVFALDLNQVVAVFYTAVIPMLNPLIYSLRNKEVKAAMRRTIARRKFCLKS, encoded by the exons ATGGCTGGTGAAAACTATACAAGGATCACAGAGTTTATTTTCACAGGCTTAGAGTACCATCCACATGTACACGGCTTcctcttcttgctcttccttcttttttacctTGTTACCATGACCGGAAACCTGGGCATGATTATCCTCGTCCGGATGGATTCCCGCCTGCACACACCGATGTACTTTTTTCTCAGTCACCTGTCCTTTGTGGATGTCTGCTTTTCGTCCGTGGTTGGCCCCAAGATGCTCAGAGACTTCTTCGCTGAAAGGAAAGCCATTTCTTTCCTAGGCTGCGCCTTGCAGCGGTGGTCCTCTG CTCTTGTGGCCACGGAGTGCCTTCTCCGGGCACCCACGGCTtatgaccgctacgtggccatctgaaCCCCACTGCGGTGTTCAGTTGTCCCGTCCCACAGACCCTGCATACAGCTGGTGGTTGGACCCTGCGCTGCCGGATTTCTGAACACCATGACCCACACAACAGCTGCTTTCCGACTTCCCTTCTGTGGTTCCGACATTATCAATCACTTCTTCTGTGACATGTCCCCGCTTCTATCTCTGGTATGTGCTGACACACGGATCAATAAATTGCTAGTTTTCATCGTGGCTGGAGCTGTACTTGTGGTCAGCAGTCTGACTATATTAGTCTCCTATTTTCACATCCCCATCTCTATCCTGAGCATCCGCTCTGCTCGTGGGAGGCACagagccttctccacctgctcttCCCATCTCACAGCTGTCTCCATCTCGTATGGGACTCTCTTCTTTATCTACGTGAGGCCAGGAGCAGTTTTCGCTCTGGATCTCAATCAGGTGGTGGCAGTGTTCTACACAGCAGTGATTCCCATGTTGAATCCTCTCATCTACAGCTTGAGAAATAAAGAAGTGAAAGCTGCTATGCGCAGGACCATCGCCAGGAGAAAGTTTTGCCTCAAAAGTTAA